In Kazachstania africana CBS 2517 chromosome 11, complete genome, the DNA window TAACACTTCAATAGACTCATCAGATTCATTTTCAGAGCTTGTTTCATTATTTCCGTCAGCtatagaagaagaaacattGGTTATTGTGTAGTTTTCCTCATCGTTTGAATCCTCATCACGTACAAGCGGGGTGGCCGTCGTAGGTACCACCCTCGGGTCCCTTGACTGTGCATGTAAGGAATCTGAGACGTCTACCCTTCTTCTCTTGTGACGTTCCACTTCAATAGGAGAATCTGTATCACTGTTCACATGTGGAGGGGTATCAGTCATTGTATGTCTCTCTAACCTTTAATAAACGCTTACTAAAAACGTTTAAAGAAACCTTCCCTGAACTGTACAAATAACTACCACGATTCAACCTTTGTATAAACGTACTGTCGTTATCTGGCCCTTCTTTGGTGTATCTTACACTTCGTACATATTTGTGTATGATATCAATCATTTCTGTCCTTGAAGATCCACTTATCCAGCATAttcttgtcttttttttttgttgacTGCTCTTTGCAGCAGTACATTTTGCACCCATTACttttagaaatttcaagtttccgaaaatgaaatttccaaaaagtCGTTCGATTTTTTTGGCGCTTTTGTGCGCCCAATCTCAGACTAGAGTTTGATGTTCTTTCGCCTAGAGGACCTGCCCGTTTTCGCGGCGACAATCTACTGGCAGCACAGTCTCCCACCGAACCTCCAGAAGGAGAGAATGCTCGGGCTGCGCGTTCCAGCAGGGGAAGATGGGATATCCCAGTGAAGGGACGAGAATGGTGAGATGGGGATTAAGCCCCGACGGATACACTGGAAAATTATTCTGCAAAAGAATGAAACttatattgaatttatatGTATAATTACAATCTATTCACAATAAGATAGGTTAGGAAAATTCCCaaagaaatatatcaataatgTCAGGTAACGGTGCTCAAGGTACTAAATTCAGAATTTCTGTATGTAAAATAACTGATACATGAAGTGATTATGAACCAGTTTTTGTGGATTCAAGATATAATCAATGGTCCACCAAGAAGTCAGACAAGAACGATCCAGGAAAATACTCGAAGCAGAgcttattttgaaatagtttgaagaaatcaatattaACGCGCATGAAAGATTTTTCTATGAATTATATGAATGACATCGCAAGTTTACTAAAGGACCAAGGAAAGAAAGTAATAAGCAAAACTGGAAATTATAATATGATATTCTCTATACGAACACATTTTACTAACAAATCATCATTTCCCTTTGATTTTAAATAGTTAGGTTTACCAACTGGTGCCATCATGAATTGTGCTGATAACACTGGTGCTAGAAACTTATACATCATTGCTGTTAAAGGTTCTGGTTCTAGATTAAACAGATTACCAGCTGCTTCTTTAGGTGATATGGTTATGGCTACCGTTAAGAAGGGTAAGCCAGAATTAAGAAAGAAGGTCATGCCAGCTATCGTTGTCCGTCAATCCAAGTCTTGGAGAAGAAAGGACGGTGTCTACTTATACTTTGAAGACAACGCCGGTGTCATTGCTAACCCAAAGGGTGAAATGAAGGGTTCCGCCATCACTGGTCCAGTCGGTAAGGAATGTGCCGATTTATGGCCAAGAGTTGCTTCTAACTCTGGTGTTGTTGTTTAAGAGCTTCATTAAAATATGTATacattaaaattttatttagtTTAAAGAATTAACAAAGTATAAAAATTCTGTAATAACTTAAATGGTTtacaaatttatatatttattattagtattattacaCTATTGGtacaaaatcatcaacGATGAAATATAACATCGAATTGTTTATTATTCATCTAACttaaaaaattgtcaaaAAAATGTTATATATTCGTTTCTGAGTTTATTAGTTGAACGTAGTTACTAGGTATGATACCAGTTTCACCATTTTCTCTCTTCGCCTTCCACCACCTACCTTCAATGTCGCTGACTCTTAAAATTTCACCTTGTTCAAATGATATCTCGTATTGATCTGATTCATCAGCTTGATACGAATATAGCGCCTTGGCTACATATGCAAAGTTGTCATCTGCAATATCACTATAGAGACCCAATGTGTCACCCATAGTAGATTCGGTGTTTCCATTGGAAGGCATGGACAAAAATGTGTCCTCGTTAGTGCTTTGAGGTATTTCTGTGAATGGCGCATTATTATTCACCGCATATGATGGTTCtgtattttcaaaatctgcTAAAGCTGTTGATGAAACATAATTTTGAGGCGATACATCGGTATAAGCATTTGAATTAGGTACATCTCtgttatttcttctttgtgGAATTTTGCTCGAACGTCGACGGGCTCTTAACAATGTAATTTCGTATGGAGATGGTTTCATGCCATGTAAAGAGTATGAATCGATCCATTTATTGGTTGGAGATGCGTTATCACCACCATAATAAAACATCCAtattatattgataatGGATAATAAGATTACACCTGCTGATGCTGCAGCTTTTTTAGAGCCATctgaataaattaaatttgtAGCACTATTAGTGTTATAAACGAGAGCGACTCCCATAGCAGCAGTTAGGAAAGACTTATAATAACTTATGACATCGTAACAATAAAATACTACCATTAGACATAATAGTAAAAACTGATATGCTATTCCCCACCAGGTAAACCTTGGAAACgattcatttgaagatgcAGCCGCTATGGAGCCGGATAATGCTATAATCCATGATATTGTTGCGGCCAATATAGACGCTATTGCGAAGGGATCACCGAACAAATTTCCGAGACTAAACGTATGATCTATCCTATTTCTAGATCTATGAGCTCTGGCCTGAGATCCACTTAAAAATACCATCTTATCTTCCAGTTGAAGTGGTTTAGAGGTAAAATTCTGTGGTCTTGTTGTCGTGTtgctatatatattttgaaagagatgagaacatttttttgtttgttaCATCTGCCTGATCGCGTTTTACATCTGGCATTGGCATTCTCGCGCGCCGATGTTGTAAAGTTGATAGATCATCAAAAGGTCATATAGTTGTATAAAATTCGATTATATCATTGGTTATCACGTAGAAATGTATTATCACATAGAAATATGTTCTCAGATGTGAACGGATTCTCACTTAAAAATGTATTACCATGCTTTGAATGGATAATTCATGTATATATCATGTGGAATACCAGATGGCATGTCTCGTTAGGAGGTCATAGGGATTTCAGTCTCGAATGCGCCGTGAAGACGTAACTAGAGGCTACAAGTCTTTGATTCCACTCAACGGTGCATTCCATTCAATATTTACAAGGGTCGAGAGGAATTACGACTGTAGGTGACTATTTTTGAAGGAGTTTAGTCGAAAATCAATAACCTTTTCTCTTCGCATCTTTCACTATATCAATCAACTGTTTGAAACCCTTCATGAAATCCCTTCTATGACGTTCTGCCCTCTTAAGCTCAGCTTTCTTCCCTGGTTTCATGTAAAACCTCTGTTTTCTTCTATCTTGGGCAATTTGATTGCCGTTCATTATCGTATTGAGTCTTCTACAGGCAGTTGCAGTGTCAGAATTGAAGACTTCCACGGTCCTTCCCGTCTTGACACCAAAATTCCTGAATGACGAAACACGTTCTCTAATTTGTTCGTTCATGTTACTAAAATCattcttttttgtttccTTCTCCAGAGAAGAGTATCTACCACTGAGAGCAGAATTATTTCTACCTCTCGTTATGAAATGTGACCGCAATATATCAACAGGGACATCAGCATCTGTCTGGCATCGTACTATTGTTGTTGAGAAATCCCTTTCAAATTGCCTCCGCAACAACAGAAACTTCGAGAGTCCGTTATGTTTAAACATCTTATTCTTAACTCACAAGCTCTGGGAGCACAATTAACAGCCACTGAATGGATACAAGTTGTCCAGTTGCTGCTAAATATGATTGTGATGTTaattatcttcttcttttcccCTTCGGAGATAGTTGACGATGgaatatttcattgaacagagaaaaaaaaatactttcTGAGCAGCATTGCAGCATTATGCATCTTAACTTGGAATTGTCACAAGACTGTTGATTCAAGTGGTCTAAATCTAATTTGCTTTGGGCAAACACTCATAGAATTAGAATGTCAAGTGAAGTAGAAGCCAAGGAAGTGGAAAAGAAGGATATTTTAGAAGATGGAAATGAACAGGTGAAGGAGGAATCAGTTGTTAAGGATCCAGAGAATGGTGCAGCAGACtccaagaa includes these proteins:
- the RPL23B gene encoding 60S ribosomal protein uL14 (similar to Saccharomyces cerevisiae RPL23A (YBL087C) and RPL23B (YER117W); ancestral locus Anc_7.417), whose product is MSGNGAQGTKFRISLGLPTGAIMNCADNTGARNLYIIAVKGSGSRLNRLPAASLGDMVMATVKKGKPELRKKVMPAIVVRQSKSWRRKDGVYLYFEDNAGVIANPKGEMKGSAITGPVGKECADLWPRVASNSGVVV
- the SHO1 gene encoding osmosensor SHO1 (similar to Saccharomyces cerevisiae SHO1 (YER118C); ancestral locus Anc_7.419) → MVFLSGSQARAHRSRNRIDHTFSLGNLFGDPFAIASILAATISWIIALSGSIAAASSNESFPRFTWWGIAYQFLLLCLMVVFYCYDVISYYKSFLTAAMGVALVYNTNSATNLIYSDGSKKAAASAGVILLSIINIIWMFYYGGDNASPTNKWIDSYSLHGMKPSPYEITLLRARRRSSKIPQRRNNRDVPNSNAYTDVSPQNYVSSTALADFENTEPSYAVNNNAPFTEIPQSTNEDTFLSMPSNGNTESTMGDTLGLYSDIADDNFAYVAKALYSYQADESDQYEISFEQGEILRVSDIEGRWWKAKRENGETGIIPSNYVQLINSETNI
- the MRP21 gene encoding mitochondrial 37S ribosomal protein bS21m (similar to Saccharomyces cerevisiae MRP21 (YBL090W); ancestral locus Anc_7.421) — its product is MFKHNGLSKFLLLRRQFERDFSTTIVRCQTDADVPVDILRSHFITRGRNNSALSGRYSSLEKETKKNDFSNMNEQIRERVSSFRNFGVKTGRTVEVFNSDTATACRRLNTIMNGNQIAQDRRKQRFYMKPGKKAELKRAERHRRDFMKGFKQLIDIVKDAKRKGY